The genome window CCGTAGTTGTGCCCCAGCGGGTCAACCGGCGCCATCATGGTGAAGGCGGCCGTGTTGTCGGTGTCGGCCACCGGCGGGTGCCGGGCCAGGTAGTCCCTCAGGAGGCTGTTGACGGCCGTGCGGCGGCAGCTGCCCTGGGGGATGATGGAGACCAAGGTGCGGTCCACCAGGCTCTGGTCGTAGAGCATCCCGCTGCACTTGAACTCCACGCAGGCTCCCGAGCTGTTCTCCAGCAGGGCGTCCCGCACGCTGCGGGTGTCACGCAGCCCGTAGAGCTGCCCCCGGGTGCGGGGGTGGCTGCCCCCCACGTTGCGGGACCGCACCATGTACTCCTGCGGCCCCTCGATCCGCACCTTGATGAAGCACGCCCTGAACTCCTGCGGGTTGGGCCACCACGCCAGGTAGTCGCCGGTCCAGGAGGTCAGGTCGCTCTCCTTGAAGGGCACCACGTTGTACTCGTACTTGTCCACCTCCACGCGGTAGAATCGGAAGTGGTTGGCGCTCACCGGTGCCTCCTCGCACTCCCTGAGGCTGCGGTAGGGGTAGACGGGGCCGTTGGTCTCGTCGATGTTGTTGGGGTCGGGCTTGGCCACGTTGATCTGGAAGGCCGTCTTCTTGAAGCTGGGGTCATCGTGGTCCAGCCGGCGGTAGCCCAGCTTGTTCAGGTAGGGCTGGGACACCCCCACGGTGCTGGGGTTGAGCCTGGGGCTGGAGGCCACGGCCTCCAGCTCCTCGCCGCCCAGCGTGGCGGTCAGATACGCCGAGTAGGCGTCGGGGCGCCGGGCATCACAGAAGGCGGGCAGGCAGGCGCCGTTGGGGCCAGTGACCACGCTGTCGAAGCGGCCCCAGGCCCGCGGGTTGGCGGGGAAGCCGGGCTGGGGCTCCAGGTTGATGAGGCTGATGACCACCCCCTCCAGCTGCTCGTAGGGGTTGAACTTCTCGTTGCTGTAAGCCCTGACCTTGACGAAGCAGCGGCGGTCCTCTGGCACGTCCAGGTTGAAGAGGCGCCGCTCGCGGATCTCCATGTTCCCCACGAGGAAggtcctctcctccctcttcccGCGCCTCTCCTTGGCCGGGCGGAAGacgccctcctcctcccacaagCCGGTCTCGGGGTTCAAGGACCACAGCTTCATCTTCTTCAGGTGCTCCGGCATCCAGATCTGCCCCGCGTCCATCCGCACCTCCACTGGCCCTGTCTGCAGCGCCTCGCCCGAATCCCCTTCCCGAAAGTCCACGGCAAACATGCCATAGGTCCGCAGGGGGACGATCTCCCCCTCAGCGTTGGCGAAGCTCAGGTCGCTGGAGGCGGCGCCGGCAGTGGCGATATCCCTGGGGTCCAGGAAGGTGACGCTGGCTTTGACGGTGCCGCTGAAAACCTCCCCGGAGGGACGGAGGAAGGCGCCGGCGGGAATGACGAGCTCCCCAACAGGCTCCTGGCCGCTCACCTCACCCAGAGGGATGGCGTTGGTCCGGCCGGCATCCAGCTCCACTGGCTCCTTCTTCCGCATCATCTTGACCTCCTGGTAGACCGCACCGCCCCGGCTGTTGAAGGGCAGGACCTTGATGGCGTCCACGAAGCGTTGCTGCCGGTCCACGAAGCGGGCCACCAGGCGCTGCGTGTCCGGCGGCACCTCGATGGTGAAGGAGCCCTGGTAGCCAGTGAAGCCGatcttcttcctccccaggaAGATCTGCCCGAAGCGCAGGGGCTCGCCGGTGTCGGCTGCCATCACCCGTCCCTGCACCAGGACGCGGGGCTGGGCACAGGGCCCGCAGCCGCACTTGGCCACCACCTTGATGGGCAGGACAGAGCCGCCGCAATGGATCTCCCGCACCTCCATGCGCCGCACACCGCAGCAGCGCCGCGCGCCCGCCCCgcactgcttcccatcagccGGGCTGCCGGCACACGGTGCCGGCGGGCAGTGCCCCACGTCGTAGTACCGGGAGCCCTTGGCGTCCTGCTGGCACTCAGCGGGCAGCTCGATGAGGCTGGGCTCCGGCTTTGGgttgcagctctgctggccctgggctgggggagacAGACAGGTTTAGGGACCCCCATCCCATGGAGATGCCACTAAAAATGCCCATCCCACTCTCCCAGGGATGGTGCAATGCTCCAGCACCGCCACCCTCCCCACAAAGACCCCGTCCCCACTCACCCAGCACGGTGAGCTGCGCCGGTGCCGACCTGATGGCGCCCGCCTCGGTGCTGGCCTTGCAGTGGTAGGTGCCAGCCTGCGCCGGCACCAGCGCCCGCAGCTCCAGGCGGCTGCCGTACTTGTGCACCTTCCTGTCCAGCAGCGTCCCGTTGTGGTacctgcagggacagggacatggTGAGCAGGGACACGGTGGGTGGacccctgtccccctgcccaCACCCACTCACCAGTAGTACTTCTTAGGCATGGGGGTGCCCGAGGCTTTGCAGCAGAAGGTCACCTCCTGCCCGGCCACCCGCACCTTCGGCTTGGGGTGCAGCACCATGTAGGGCTTCTCTGCAGGAGAAGGGACCAGAGGGTGCAGCCAGCTGTGGTGACCCCCTCCCCGCTCCTTACACCCCCTCCATTATGCACCCACTGGGGTACAGGACCCCGAGGAGCACACGGTGCAGCCCCCCGTGCCGTGGTGCTCACCCAGCTTCTGCAGCGTCACGTGTGCCACCGACACGCCGGAGCCGTTGGAGGTGATGGGTGCCAGTCCCGGGACGAAGCCGTCACGGTGGGCGCTGACGTTGGCGGCGGTGCCCTCACACACCCCAGCCACGTGGAAGCTGCCACGCTTGTCACTGCGGGCCACCAGCACCGGCGGGCGGCCTTCCAGGTAGATGCGGGCACCGGGCAGCGCTGCGCCGGTGGCGGAGACGACGGTGCCCTGCAGGGTGTGCTCAGGGCAGGCTGCGGGATGGCACGGCGCTGAGACCCCGGGGCCACCGCCACCAGTGGGGTCAGCGCCCCCGTGTCTCCAAGGACAGGTACCTGGGCAGGGCGAGGGGGGGCACTTCTGCACCTCGGCGGGGCGCCCGGCGCACAGCAGCTTCTTGGCATTCTTGCAGCTCCGGCGGCGGACGCGTGTCCCGGTGCTGCCGCAGCTGCGGGAGCAGGGCCCCCACGCGCCCCACTCCGTCCATGTCggctctgcagggagatgcCGGGTGGGCATCGGGCACCGCGCTCCCCCACCCAGGAGGGTGCATGATGCAGGGGATAACGCTGCAGAGCTGTAGCACACAGGACAGGGGACACAGGCACAATGGGATCCCCACCCCACAAGTCTCCATCCAGCCGCTCATGCCCCATCCAGCCCCCGGCTCGGCCCTGCACCCCCCCTGCCAAGCTATTTTTACAAGCGCAGCTTCTGTTATTGCAATTAAGCTGACGATGTGCAGGCGGGGGCACATCGCCCAGGGAGCTGCCGCGTTGGCGCGGGGGCAGCCGCTGCACGGCTGCGGCCCCACGGGACAGCCCGTGCCCCCGCGCGGGGGCTCGGAGCTGAGCCGGAGCCGGCCGGCAAGCACAGCGAAGCGCAAAAACCTTCGCCAGCAAAGCCAGCACGGGAGACCGCAGCCCAGCGCCGACATTCCTGCGGCCGGGGAAGGGCCGGCGCTTGGCTCCGCCGCCGTCTCCTCTGCGTCTCTTTAGGAACAgggtggggaggctgcaggtggGAGCCAGAGGGCGCGGGGGGGTCCCTACCTGGGCAGGGGCCAGCGCTGCACGCCCGCCGCTCCACCGCCTTGCCCTTGCACTTGAGCTCCTTCAGCGCAGCCACCACCTGCGCGTTGACGCAGCGGCGCTGGCGGGTCTGGGTGCCGCTGCTGCCGCAGGCGCTCCGTGAGCAGGGGCTCCAGGAGGACCAGTGCGACCAGTAGATATGCTCTGGGAGGGCAGAGGTGGTAGGTGAAGGGGGAGGCTCTTGGGAACCCACCACCGTGGGACAAACCCGTGCCCAGCTCCATCGTTATTATTTCCCCCAGGGTGGTGTCCCTCGCCATCTCTAGCTGGGGACAGCGGGcacggacccccccccccaagaggTGCCAGTGGGGTCTGGGGACGGGCACTCACCCAGCGGGCAGAGGAAGCGGATGTGGTAGTTGGAGCAGGTCTTGCCCTGCGGCTGCTCCTTGTTGACACACCGAAAGCCCTTCTTGGGGCTGAAGTGCACGACTTCACCCACGTCCTCGGGCAGCTCCCACTCGGTGGTGCGGGCCTGGATGGCCACGGGCCGCTCGCACACACGCCCGCGGTAGTAGAAGCGAATGGCCTCCAGGCTCTCGTAGTCCCCGTCCCCCCCAGGGTGGTCGATGTTGAACCAGGACGTCCACTCGGCCCCTCCACCTGGGACAGAGCCGCCCGTGAGCACGTGGCTGGGGTGCAGCCTCTGCCCCTAAAAGCACCGGTGTGTCCCCAGGTGCCAccggggctggggaaggggcaccctggggacagctCTGTGGGGACAGCTGGTGGGCTGCGAGGGCAGAGGACAAGTGGACCAAAGCACACGGACTTGAGAGCACTGGGTGCTGGCATGGGAAGCGTGGGGTGCACGGGGAGATCACATCCCTGCTGCGAGAGCCCCAGGGGACACTGCCATGGGAGCCCGctgtccccactgtccccaggGGAAGATGTCATCTAGCAGGCTGGCACTGGGGGACACCGCACCATGTAGCCCCTTTGGATTACAAGGGAGAGGTGTCCCAGTGCGGCTCCAGCTGTGTGTCCCCAGCAGCACCGTGTCCCGTGGGTCCCCAGTGGTGTGGCGTCCCGCGGGGGCTCGGGGACAGCCCCGCAGGGCCGGGTGGCCGTACCTGCCGTGTCCAGGTCGAGGTCCgccaggctgggggctgctttcCAGGGCTTCCCTGGTGTGCCGCTCTTGCCTGGCTCCGAGTCGTTCTCCAGGGACTCTGGGGGAGGCACAGGGTGAAAGCCCCCGGCACCGGCTCACCACCCCATCCCCAGGACCCTCTCCAAGCCCTGGACACCGATGTCACGCTGCGAGTGACATCCCTGGCTGGGTAcggggcaggtgctgggctCAGGGCATGGTTTGGTGGTGGCGGAGCacaggctgcctgcctgcaaatgctgcctgccagctccctgctgccccggGGGAGACACAGGGGGTGAGGAGCTGCGGCACGATCAGCCCCCAGCAACCAAACTGGGACACGGCAGGAAATTGGGCTGCAAAGCCCCCGGGGCAGGCTGAGCTGGGCATCGCAGGTACTGCATGGAAGCAGCCAGGAAcaggggggggg of Cygnus atratus isolate AKBS03 ecotype Queensland, Australia chromosome 26, CAtr_DNAZoo_HiC_assembly, whole genome shotgun sequence contains these proteins:
- the CILP2 gene encoding cartilage intermediate layer protein 2 encodes the protein MGELPLALLALAALRCAGAPESLENDSEPGKSGTPGKPWKAAPSLADLDLDTAGGGAEWTSWFNIDHPGGDGDYESLEAIRFYYRGRVCERPVAIQARTTEWELPEDVGEVVHFSPKKGFRCVNKEQPQGKTCSNYHIRFLCPLEHIYWSHWSSWSPCSRSACGSSGTQTRQRRCVNAQVVAALKELKCKGKAVERRACSAGPCPEPTWTEWGAWGPCSRSCGSTGTRVRRRSCKNAKKLLCAGRPAEVQKCPPSPCPACPEHTLQGTVVSATGAALPGARIYLEGRPPVLVARSDKRGSFHVAGVCEGTAANVSAHRDGFVPGLAPITSNGSGVSVAHVTLQKLEKPYMVLHPKPKVRVAGQEVTFCCKASGTPMPKKYYWYHNGTLLDRKVHKYGSRLELRALVPAQAGTYHCKASTEAGAIRSAPAQLTVLAQGQQSCNPKPEPSLIELPAECQQDAKGSRYYDVGHCPPAPCAGSPADGKQCGAGARRCCGVRRMEVREIHCGGSVLPIKVVAKCGCGPCAQPRVLVQGRVMAADTGEPLRFGQIFLGRKKIGFTGYQGSFTIEVPPDTQRLVARFVDRQQRFVDAIKVLPFNSRGGAVYQEVKMMRKKEPVELDAGRTNAIPLGEVSGQEPVGELVIPAGAFLRPSGEVFSGTVKASVTFLDPRDIATAGAASSDLSFANAEGEIVPLRTYGMFAVDFREGDSGEALQTGPVEVRMDAGQIWMPEHLKKMKLWSLNPETGLWEEEGVFRPAKERRGKREERTFLVGNMEIRERRLFNLDVPEDRRCFVKVRAYSNEKFNPYEQLEGVVISLINLEPQPGFPANPRAWGRFDSVVTGPNGACLPAFCDARRPDAYSAYLTATLGGEELEAVASSPRLNPSTVGVSQPYLNKLGYRRLDHDDPSFKKTAFQINVAKPDPNNIDETNGPVYPYRSLRECEEAPVSANHFRFYRVEVDKYEYNVVPFKESDLTSWTGDYLAWWPNPQEFRACFIKVRIEGPQEYMVRSRNVGGSHPRTRGQLYGLRDTRSVRDALLENSSGACVEFKCSGMLYDQSLVDRTLVSIIPQGSCRRTAVNSLLRDYLARHPPVADTDNTAAFTMMAPVDPLGHNYGIYTVTDQNPRLAKEIAIGRCFDGTSDGFSREMKSDAGTAVTFTCQERPAGRESFFQRLLTSPAEALDEIRREMGTGEMRRAPPEVLDFASGVRALSPTPTRRTPSSRRRMGRTRAQQ